ATTTTGAACGCTTCGGTCAATGCCAAACATCCAGAATGGTTTAACAAGCAGGTTAAGAAAAAGTACTAATCCAAGGTTTGTAACAAATAGTCGTTTCAACTTTTTACTTATATAAAAGATGGCAAAAGTAAAAAAATATGTGGTATTTATTGAAAATTAGACTGAACTCTTATATAAAAGGTTGTTTTTTTAATGTTTTTAATTTCCCGTTAATTATTTTAATTTTGACCGAAATTATTTGAAGATTGAATCAAACAATAGAACAAAACGGTTTTAACTCAATTAAGCTTTACGAATTTATTTTACGTAATCTTAAACCATTAATTGTTATTGGTATAGCTGCTTTTATTGTTTCTTTAGTTATAGCAATTATCCTTCCATCGAAATACAGAGCAACTGTTGTTTTGTTTCCGGCAACTTCAGAATCTGTATCAAAATCGCTGCTTTCAGACAATCAAACTACAAAAGGATTATTAAATTTTGGTACATCAGAAGAAGTTGAACAATTTCTTCAGGTTCTTTATTCTGATGACATCAGAAAAAAAATTACAAAAAAATACGATCTGTTTAAACATTATAATATTGATACTGCTTCAGATTATCCCAATACTCAGCTTCGTAAAAAATTCGAAAATAACGTTTCATTTAGAAGAACTGAATTTTTATCAATTGAAATTGAAGTTTTTGATAAAAATCCGATAATTGCAGCTGATATTGCTAATGATATTTCTGATTATGCTGATAGTACAATAAATATTATGCAACACGAAAGAGCGTATAAAGCATACACTTTGGTTGAAAAAGAATATTTAAATGCAAGTAATTATCTTGATTTTATTCAGGATTCATTAACAAAATTAAGAGAACTTGGAGTATTTAATTATGAGGCACAATCAGAAGTTTTTAGCGATGCATATGCTGTTGCTATTGCAAAAGGAAATAAAGAAGGCGTTCGCGATTTAGAAGAAAAATTTAAAATTCTGGCAAAATATGGAGGCGCATATCAGAATTTTAACGAAATGGTTACCAATGAAACCAAACGCTTAAGTCAGTTAAAACAAAAGCTTGCAGAAGCAAAAATTGATGCAGAACAAAATATTCCTCATAAATTTGTAGTTAGCCGGGCAGAGGTTGCCGAAAAAGAATATTATCCCATCAGATGGATGATTGTCTTTTCGGGAGTGTTATCATCACTTTTCTTTGGTTTAATTATTCTTGCATTCGCTGAACTACTAAAAAAAAAACGATATACTTCACCCAAAACTTAAACATAAACAAACTTAAAGCCCTCGAAAATAAAGTAATATTATTTAATTACGATAATATGGAAGCGTTCTTCAAAAACAAAAGCCTAATTGAAATGGCAAACAGATGGAAAATACATCTGATAATAATTACTGTCATTTCTGCTGCAATTGGTGTATTTATTTCTTCACCCATTGTTATGACACCAAAATTTAAATCATCTGCAATTTTATATCCAGTAAATATTTATACTTACTCTAAAGAATCAACAACAGAACAGATGTTGCAGGTGTTTAATTCTAATGACATCAAAGAAAGAATGTTAACAACATTTAATTTGGCAGAACATTATAAATTGGATAAAAAAGATCCACAGTTCTATACCACTTTCTTAGGTGAATTTAAAGATAATGTTAGTATAAGTAAAACAGAATACGAATCAGTAGAAATAACTGTTTTAGATGTAAATCCTGTAATTGCAAGTAATATGGTTGATAGTTTAATAACTTTTTACGACCAAAAAACAGCATCAATGCATAGGAAAAAACAAAAAGAGGTTATTGTTATTTCCACACAACAATTTAAAATAAAAAGCCGAGAGTTAGATAGTCTTGAAAGATTATTAAATAATCTTAGGCAAACTTATGGGATAATGAACTATAGTACTCAGGTTTCTGAGGCAACCAAGGGCGTATTATCTGGCAACAATTTAGCAAAAGATTTATATAAAAAATTACAAGATCATGGTGTAGAGTATCAAAGAATAGACTCATTGGTTTCAAATATTAGAAGAGAATTTCTTTTTAACAAATATACCGTTGAAGTTGCTGAAAAAGAATTTAATAAAAAAATCTCTTACTCTCAGATTGTATCAAGTCCATACCCTGCCGACAAAAAATCGTATCCTGTAAGATGGGCTGTTGTTGCAATGACAGTAGTAACTTCACTCATATTCTCACTTATTATAATTGCATTCATTGATAGTAAACGAAAAAAGGCATAGCCTTGCCCGAACGTAAAAGCATATTATGGGTATATGGGTTTTCAGCGCTTTTTATTGCGCTGAATGCTTTTTTTATTGTAACTGAACAATATCTTTTTTCACTTGTTCCATTTGTGCTATTAATTATTCTTGTTGCCATTTTCTCTTTGGACAAACTTATTCTGGGTATTGTTTTCTTTACACCACTTTCTTTACCATTATATGAATTAACGCCAGGACTAGATTTTAATATGTTCTTGCCAACAGAGCCTCTTTTATTTGGCATATTGTTAATTTTTATTTTCAAACTTATTCTGGATCGGTCCTTTGATAAAAAAATATTTTTTCATCCCATTTCAATAATTATTGGAATAAACCTTCTTTGGATATTGTTTACGAGTCTTACCAGTACCATGACAATAGTTTCATTGAAATTTTTCCTATCTCGCCTGTGGTTTGTTGTCGGATTTTATATCTTTGCCATTCAGCTGTTTAAAAACAAACAAAACATAGGAAGGTATTTTTGGTTTTATACCTTCTCACTAATAATTGTAATTAGTTATACTCTTATCAGACAATCACACTACGGCTATCTTGATCAGGAAGCGGCAAACTTTATGGTTAATCCATTATTTAACGACCATACAGCTTATGCTGCAGCTCTAGCAATGATATTGCCAGTAATGATTGGATTATTATTTCTTAAAAATTATTCATACTGGCAACGAATAGCAGCTTTTGCCGTAACAATAATACTAATAATTGCCATAATTTTTTCTTATACAAGAGCAGCATGGCTTAGTATGGTTGTTGCTCTGGTAATGTTTATTTTAGTTGTTTTAAAGATTAAATTCAGAACATTTGCTATTATTGTTGTAAGTTCAGTGGCAATAATTCTTTTATTCTGGACACAGGTTTATATGAAGCTTGAGAAAAACAGGCAAGATGCATCTTCAAATTTTACCGAACAAATACAATCTGTAACAAATATCTCAACAGATGCTTCAAACAGAGAGCGATTAAACAGGTGGAGTTCAGCAATAAGAATGTTCAGAGAAAAACCAATACTAGGATGGGGTCCGGGAACTTATATGTTTAAATATGCCCCTTATCAATTTTCTTATGAAAGAACTGAAATAAGTACTAACTCAGGAGATTTGGGAAATGCACATAGCGAATATCTTGGACCACTTGCAGAATCTGGTATTTTTGGGTCACTCACATTTTTGGCTATTGTTATTGCAACTATTTTTTATTCCATGAGATTATACAGAAATACAAAAGATCGTAACACAAAAATTATTGTGCTTTCTGTTTTAATTGGATTGGTAACTTATTATGTACACGGAATACTTAATAACTTTTTAGATACAGATAAACTTTCTGCACTTTTCTGGGGATATACTGCTATAATTGTTGCGCTTGATATTGCAGAAAAACAAAGTTTAAATGTACCAAAACCTGAAGAAGAGGAGAAGAAATGACAGTTGAAGTTTTTTTTAATTTACTGGTTGAAGAACTTAAAATAAATGAAAATTTAAGAGGATATTACAGATTTCTTAATAATCCTAAACTATTTAATTTCAGAAAAGCATATTTTTGTCAACGTCTGCAATATGTTATAGATAATATCCCCGAAAATAAAAACATTAACATTTTCGACATTGGCTGCGGATATGGCACAACAGCAATTTTTTTAGCTATTAACGGATACAAGGTTACAGGAAGTACTCTTGAATATTATTTTGAGCAAATAAAAACCAGACTTGATTACTGGTCGGCATATGGCGATATGTCTAATGTTGATTTGAGATATGAAAATCTGTTTGATAACCCACTTACCAAAAATAATTTCGATGTGATTATTACAATGGACGTACTTCACCATTTGGAGCCATTAAATGACGCTTTATTTATCATTGCAAACAGCCTTAAATCGAATGGAATTTTAATCGCATGCGAAGAGAATGGTAATAACTTGATAAATTCTTCTAGGTTATTTGTTAAGCGTGGTAACAAAAGGATAATTGAATTTTACGACGAAACCCTGAAAAAGAATATTAAAATGGGTAACGAAAATATCAGAAACCTTGTAAAATGGAAAAACGAATTGCTTAAGGCAAACCTAAAAATTAATAATTCAACGATCTGTTATTTAAGATATT
The genomic region above belongs to Bacteroidia bacterium and contains:
- a CDS encoding O-antigen ligase family protein → MKFFLSRLWFVVGFYIFAIQLFKNKQNIGRYFWFYTFSLIIVISYTLIRQSHYGYLDQEAANFMVNPLFNDHTAYAAALAMILPVMIGLLFLKNYSYWQRIAAFAVTIILIIAIIFSYTRAAWLSMVVALVMFILVVLKIKFRTFAIIVVSSVAIILLFWTQVYMKLEKNRQDASSNFTEQIQSVTNISTDASNRERLNRWSSAIRMFREKPILGWGPGTYMFKYAPYQFSYERTEISTNSGDLGNAHSEYLGPLAESGIFGSLTFLAIVIATIFYSMRLYRNTKDRNTKIIVLSVLIGLVTYYVHGILNNFLDTDKLSALFWGYTAIIVALDIAEKQSLNVPKPEEEEKK
- a CDS encoding methyltransferase domain-containing protein; this encodes MTVEVFFNLLVEELKINENLRGYYRFLNNPKLFNFRKAYFCQRLQYVIDNIPENKNINIFDIGCGYGTTAIFLAINGYKVTGSTLEYYFEQIKTRLDYWSAYGDMSNVDLRYENLFDNPLTKNNFDVIITMDVLHHLEPLNDALFIIANSLKSNGILIACEENGNNLINSSRLFVKRGNKRIIEFYDETLKKNIKMGNENIRNLVKWKNELLKANLKINNSTICYLRYYFPAKYKKLSIEEIITKEQSISKSNNFLKQYFFHGLNFVASK